The Desulfovibrio aminophilus genome includes the window TGGTCCACGACGGCCTCTCCGCGCTGGCCGTCGCCCGGGCGGGCTTCCCGGCCCTGAGCGTGGCGGGCTACGGCACGGCCGGAAGCGTCCTCGGCCTGCCGGACATCGGCCTCATCAGCTCCACGGAAATGCTCACCCACTACGCCAACATCATCGCCCGCGTGGACCTGCCCGTGATGGTCGACATCGACACCGGCTTCGGCGACGTGAACAACGTCATCCGCACGGTGCGCCAGGTGGAGCGGATGGGCGCGGCCGCCCTGTTCATCGAGGACCAGACCTATCCCAAGCGCTGCGGCCACATGGCCGGGAAAAGCGTGACGCCGGTGGAGGAATACCTGCCCAAGCTGCGGGCCGCGCTCTGGGCCCGCGAGGACCCGGACTTCGTCATCATGGCCCGCACCGACGCCGCGGCGGTGTACGGCATCGACGAGGCCGTCCGCCGGGCCAAGCTCTACGCCGGGGCCGGGGCGGACATCGTCTTCGTGGAGGCGGTGACGAGCGAGAAGGACATGCGCGCGGTCAACGCCGCCGTCCCCGCGCCCAGCATGGCCAACATGATCGAGGGCGGCAGGACGCCCTTCCTGCCCGCCGCGCGGCTCCAGGAACTGGGCTACGCGGTCGCGGCCTATCCCTGCGCCTCGGTCTTCACGGCGGCGCGGGCCCTGACGCGCTGGGCCGAGCACCTGAAGGCCCACGGCACCTCGGCGGGCTTCAGCGGCCCGGACACGATGATGGATTTCGAGGAATACTTCGAGTTCATCGGCGCGGCGGAGATCCGGGAGAGGGAAAAGGCCTTCTTCAAGGATTGAGCGGCGGACGACGCGCGGTCAGGGTTTCACGGCGCAGGAGCGCGGGGAACAGCCGCATCCAGGCGATCACCACCAGCAGGGTGCCGACCCCGCCGAGGACCACGGCCGGAACCACGCCGAACCAAGCCGCCGTGAGCCCGGACTCGAACTCGCCCAGTTGGTTGGAGGTGCCGATGAACACCGCGTTCACCGCGCTCACCCTCCCCCGCTTGTCGTCCGGGGTCTCCAGCTGGATCAGCGAGGACCGGACCACCACGCTGACCATGTCGGACATGCCCAGCACCGCCAGGGCGGCCAGGGACAGGACGAAGGAACGCGACAGGCCGAAGACCATCGTGGCCAGGCCGAAGACGGCCACGGCCCGGAACATGGTCCGCCCCACCCGGCGCTTCAGCGGGCGGCGGGCCAGGTAGATCGACATGGCGACCGCGCCCGTGGCCGGGGCCGCGCGCAGCAGGCCGAGCCCCCAGGGGCCGGTGTCCAGGATGTCGCGGGCGAAGACCGGCAGCAGGGCCGTGGCCCCGCCGAGCAGGACGGAAAAAAGATCCAGGGAGATGGCCCCCAGGATTTCCGGTTTGCTTCGGATGTACGTCAGCCCCTCGAACACCGAACGCCAGGATGCCGGTTCGCGCGAAAAGACGGGTCTGTCGGACCGGATGGATAGAATGAACAGCGCCGCCAGCAGGCTGAAGCAGGCGCACACGGCGTAGGCCGCGCCGGGGCCCGCGATGTAGAGCACGCCGCCCAGGGCCGGGCCGACGATGACGCCCGCCTGGCGCGAGCCCGCGCTCAACGCGAGATACCGGGGCAATTCCCCGGCATTCACCAGGGAGGGGAGAAGGGCCTGCATGGTCGGGTATTCGAAAGCCCGGGCCGCCCCCACCAGGAAGGCGGCGGCCAAAATGCAGCGCTCGTCCATGAGCCCGGCCAGGCTGCCGAGGCTCAACACGGCCGAGAGCAGCGCGCCGGTGATCTGGCAGGCGGCGGTCACGCGCCGCCGGTCATGGCGGTCGGCCACGTGCCCGGCCGCCAGGGTCAGGAGAAACTGCGGCAGGAACTGCATCAGGCCGACGAAGCCGAGGATCATCGGGCTGCGGGTCAGGTCGTAGACCTGCCAGCCGATGATCACGCCGAGCATGTGGTAGGAGAGATAGGAGGCGGTCTGACCGGCGACGAAACGCCGGAATGGGGTGAGCGCCACGGTGCGTCCTTCCGCCGCGATTCGCGGCGGAAGGACGTCTTACGCCCAGCCTCCCGAGTCTGGCAAGCGCCAGAAACATTACGGGCGCCGCGCGGCGGCCGGCCCGGCGGCGCCCGGTTCAAGCGGTGTCCGTCTATTCGCCCATGGCCTTCAGCGGAAAGGGATCGGCATAGATGAAGTTCACGAATCCCAGGGCCGCCAGGACCATGCCGTAGTTCTTCTCGATGGTCAGGGAGGCGACCTCGAAGGTCATCTCGCCCTTCTGCTTCAGGCCCCGGATGTCCAGCTCGTGCTGGAGCGAGGCCGTGAGCTGCTTCTTGGCGTCCGCCAGGGCCTGCTCCTTGGCGATCGGTTGATGGGCGGCGTGGACATTTCCCATTCCATCGGATTTTGTCCGCAACTGGGAAACTTGTAAAGCCTCGCAGGACCATCCGCTGTCCCATGTCTCTTGCCGCATGCCGCTCTCCAAGGCATGGTGGGAAAACCGGGACGATGCGTCCGCAGGCGATGAAGAACGCATGCGCCCGTCGACGCCGCCAAAAGGAGAGGTCCATGTCGAGGATGCCGCACCTGGTTTTGCTGTCCTGCCTGCTGGTCCTGGCCACTGCCGTCTCGGCGCCCTGCCAGGAGCCGACGCCCTTCGAAGACCCGGCCGGCGGAAAATGGGGCTACCGCGATCCGGCCACGCACCGCGTCTTGATCCCTCCGCGCTTCATCTGCGCGGAAAAATTCAACGCCCACGGCCGGGCGCTGGCCGCCACGAAAGAAGGATGGGCGCTCATCGACCGCCAGGGGAACGCCCTTCTCCGCCCCTTCATCTTCGACAACTGGCCGGACGAGTTCAGCGACGGGCTGGCCCGGTTCATACAAGACGGCAAGATCGGCTACTTCAACCCCAAGGGAGAAGTGGTCGTTCCGGCCCGATACGACTTCGGGGAGCCCTTCTCCAATGGATTGGCGGCGGTCTGCCTGGGGTGTGTCACGGTGAAGGACGGCGAGCACTCCCGCTCCGTGGGCGGGCAATGGGGCTGCATCGACAGGTCGGGGCGGATCGTCAGGCCCGTGACGTCTCCAGTGCCGGAATGCTCCCGCTGACGCCGCACCGCCGGGCGGTGCGGGGCGCGGGGCGTGCGGTCCCGGGTTGCGCACCGGCGCTGGATTGGCTAGGTCTTGTCCCGTGAACGCCCGAGCTCCGGCCTTCCGCCTGCTGCGCACCCGCGTCCGCGCCTTTCTGTTCCACCTCTTCCGCGTGGCGCCCCTGCCCTACGCCACGGGCTCGGTCTCGACCCTGGTTGGCGCGGGCATCGGCGGCCTGAGCCTGGAACTCCTGGCCGAGGGCGCGGTCATCACCGGGGCCTGCCTGGCGCTTCCGGCCACCGGCTGGCTCGGCCTGGCCCTGCTCTGCCTGGCCGACGCCTGCTGCCGCCACCGGGAATATCGGCGCATCAAGCGGATGCTCGACCGCTGGGGCTTCCATCCCCGGATGCTGGCCCCGGTGTCGGCCTCCCGCTGCCAGCGCGACGCGGCCCTGGCGGCGGCCCGCGAAACCGGGCACCACTCCAGGGCGCACACCTTCTTCCGCGACCTCGGCTACCGCTGGTACCACCTCCTGCCCGACCGCTGCGTGGACAATCCCCTGCGCTTCTTCGACCCGGCCTTCCTCCGGGCCACCTTCCTGCCGGGGAAGGGATAGGGGCGCACGCCGCCCTTCCGTCTCTCCAGCGCGCACGCCCCTCAATGTCAGGGCCCGGCCACGGATGGACGATCTCCACCGCAGCCGGGCCCGCCTCATGGACAACCTTGTATCGTCAGTTCCGCTTTCTTCTGCCCGTCAGCATGCCCTTGATCAACTCCAGGGGCCCATGCTCACCCGTGGTGGCCAGGTAGGCATGCCCGATCAGGAAGAGCAGGCAGAGCCACGCGGTGATCATGTGCAGCCGAACCGCGATGTTCCGGCCATTGGGGCCGAAGAGCATCTTCGGCAGCGTCTCGGGCGCGAACAACGTCAGGCCCGACAAGACCGCCAACGGCAAGCACACATACATCACAAGCAGATACGTCATCTGCTGCAAGACGTTCAGCCGCCGTTCAGCAGCGGGCTGTTCAGGGTGCGGCCGGCCGCGGAAGATGCCCCAGGCGTAGAAGGCGCCCTGCGCCGCCACGCGCCGGAAGAATCCTCGGCCAAAGGGCCAGTATTGCCGGACGCCGCCCGTGAACAAGGTGCACAGGACGAAGCCGGCCAGCCACACGACGAGGATCAGGCCCGCATACTTGTGCATGGTGTCCAGCGTACCCAGGTCGGCCGCGCCGGCACCGCCGCAGTAATGCATGAGCAGACCGGAAACCAGCAGCACCAGCAGCAGCACCGCATTGACCCAGTGCCACAGACGGATGGTGACCGGATACAGATTCACGGCCTCGCCGCCCTCGGCCGGATGGACGCCGCGACGCAGGGCCAGGCGCAACGCGCCATGCAGCACCACCAGCCCGAGCAACACGAGCAGCACGGCCGTGAAGTCGCCGTCCAGCGCCCGATCACGCGTGCTGCCGACCACATACATGCCCTTGAGGAAGTCGGCGTTCATGAACCCATAAGGGGAGTCGGGCAGGATCTGCGCCGACGCAGCCGGTGGGCCAGAGTGCTTGAGGAGGTCCGTCTCGTCGAAGAGCCCCTTGCCCAGCATGGACCAGGCCCGGTGCTCGTCGCGGGTCACGTACAACGTCGTCACCAGCGCGGAGCGTCCCCGATGGCATACTCCGC containing:
- a CDS encoding MFS transporter — encoded protein: MALTPFRRFVAGQTASYLSYHMLGVIIGWQVYDLTRSPMILGFVGLMQFLPQFLLTLAAGHVADRHDRRRVTAACQITGALLSAVLSLGSLAGLMDERCILAAAFLVGAARAFEYPTMQALLPSLVNAGELPRYLALSAGSRQAGVIVGPALGGVLYIAGPGAAYAVCACFSLLAALFILSIRSDRPVFSREPASWRSVFEGLTYIRSKPEILGAISLDLFSVLLGGATALLPVFARDILDTGPWGLGLLRAAPATGAVAMSIYLARRPLKRRVGRTMFRAVAVFGLATMVFGLSRSFVLSLAALAVLGMSDMVSVVVRSSLIQLETPDDKRGRVSAVNAVFIGTSNQLGEFESGLTAAWFGVVPAVVLGGVGTLLVVIAWMRLFPALLRRETLTARRPPLNP
- a CDS encoding WG repeat-containing protein gives rise to the protein MSRMPHLVLLSCLLVLATAVSAPCQEPTPFEDPAGGKWGYRDPATHRVLIPPRFICAEKFNAHGRALAATKEGWALIDRQGNALLRPFIFDNWPDEFSDGLARFIQDGKIGYFNPKGEVVVPARYDFGEPFSNGLAAVCLGCVTVKDGEHSRSVGGQWGCIDRSGRIVRPVTSPVPECSR
- a CDS encoding oxaloacetate decarboxylase; translated protein: MMKKTTLFRNLVNAPEILMLPVVHDGLSALAVARAGFPALSVAGYGTAGSVLGLPDIGLISSTEMLTHYANIIARVDLPVMVDIDTGFGDVNNVIRTVRQVERMGAAALFIEDQTYPKRCGHMAGKSVTPVEEYLPKLRAALWAREDPDFVIMARTDAAAVYGIDEAVRRAKLYAGAGADIVFVEAVTSEKDMRAVNAAVPAPSMANMIEGGRTPFLPAARLQELGYAVAAYPCASVFTAARALTRWAEHLKAHGTSAGFSGPDTMMDFEEYFEFIGAAEIREREKAFFKD
- a CDS encoding cytochrome b/b6 domain-containing protein produces the protein MLRKLLLGLAMMLLVSAGTCFADEQGDALPVESAVGQTDLHATALEMRAKVKDLRAKAKEENKKCFSCHGKEGLQWKTQHGSTLDLFVSPTFYGRSLHAGVSCQNCHEGVDEKAFDEAPHRFKEKQAKDCMVCHDKAFVDINAQFQNSFHVKELAKRNQQYRCSYCHDPHIMKKAEQIADVKGNIGLCNYKCLKCHTDKSGFERLSGKRMLDQDLSHRMMLNKNLHYDSVRCVDCHSAGQGTRIHEIMPKDKSLRDCGVCHRGRSALVTTLYVTRDEHRAWSMLGKGLFDETDLLKHSGPPAASAQILPDSPYGFMNADFLKGMYVVGSTRDRALDGDFTAVLLVLLGLVVLHGALRLALRRGVHPAEGGEAVNLYPVTIRLWHWVNAVLLLVLLVSGLLMHYCGGAGAADLGTLDTMHKYAGLILVVWLAGFVLCTLFTGGVRQYWPFGRGFFRRVAAQGAFYAWGIFRGRPHPEQPAAERRLNVLQQMTYLLVMYVCLPLAVLSGLTLFAPETLPKMLFGPNGRNIAVRLHMITAWLCLLFLIGHAYLATTGEHGPLELIKGMLTGRRKRN